The genomic stretch ACTGGACTCTGGGAGCATGATTACACTGGTGCACCAGTCCTTGGTCAATCCAAAGCAAGTCTCATTAGAAAACCCAATTCcagttttgtgtgtgcatgGTGACACTTGTACATATCCCACATCTGCAGTAACATTAGTCACGACTAGAGGGAAGTATGAAATTCAAGCTGGGGTGGTGGGATCCCTACCTGTACAGGTATTAATTGGATGAGATTGTCCTGTGTTTCACATGTTATGGCAAGATGTACAAGCAAGGAGAACAAGAGAATCACAGCGACCCAGGGgtaaaaacagacaaaatatGTTAGATTATGCAAGTCAAAATGTCCAAACTCTAACACACCATTGCCTTCCAGTGCAGACACGGATGAATAGAGGAGACAACCTGGAAGAGACTGAGTCGGCCTCAGAACAAGCAGATCAGCCACCACCACAGCCCATCACTCAAAGCAGGGTACAGTTACAAAAGGAACCTGAGGAGCTGGGGGCATCCCAAGAAAGTAATAGTGGTCCAGAAGCGCCAGGGCACCAAATGTTAACAGGCCAGTATGGAACAGCACAACTGAATGACCGTACACTtgttaatgctttaaaaaatgtgaaagtTATTGATGGAATAGTTCCTAGTAATCTTCCAGTAGTGTACCCACATTTTGCGATTAAGAATGGGTTGctctaccaaataaaaaaagaaggGGAGGAGACTATAGAGCAGTTGCTTGTGCCTCAAACCCATAGGGCCACAGTACTGCAACTAGCCCACACTCATCTGCTTGGGGCACATTTAGGGGTGAACAAAACCAAAGAAAGGGTGCTACAACGGTTCTTTTGGCCTGGTGTGCATAAGGAAGTAGAGAACTACTGTCGTAGTTGCCCAGAGTGTCAGCAGTCAGCTCCAAGACCTAATTTTCGTAGTCCCTTGATTCCTTTACCTATCATCGAAACCCCCTTTGAGAGGATTGGGATGGACATTGTGGGGCCTCAAAAGAAATTCTTACAGACCAGGGGACCCCATTCATGTCTCGTGTAATGAAAGAGCTCTGCGCCCTCCTAAAAATAAAGCAAATAAGAACCTCGGTGTACCACCCACAGACAGACGGCCTTGTGGAACGTTTTAATAAGACCCTAAAGCAAATGCTTCGTAAAACCATTGACACACATGGCAAAAACTGGGATCAACTCTTACCCTATCTGTTGTTCTCAATTAGAGAAGTACCACAAGCCTCTACAGGGTTCGCCCCTTTTGAACTTTTGTACCCATACAAGCCAAGAGGACTGCTGGATATAGCAAAAGAAGCATGGGTGGAACAGCCTTGCCCCCACAGGTCGTTCATTGAGCATGTGGGGCAAGTGAGAGACAGAATGGCAGCCATTTATCCTATTGTAAGAGAGCATATGGAGAAAGCACAACGAGAACAACAAGCGATATATAACTGCCCAGCTCAGCCTAGAGAATTTCAGCCTGGAGACCGAGTGTTAGTGCTGGTGCCCACAGTAGATTGTTAATTCCTAGCCACCTGGCAGGGCCCCTTTGAGGTCATAGAGAGGGTATGGGAGGTCAATTACAGGGTTAAGCAAACAGGCAAAAGAAAGCCTGACCAAATATACCATGTCAACCTCTTGAAAAGTTGGCACCCTAGAGAAGTGATGATGTGTTCTTTTTCCCCAAGCAAACCCAGTGACCCACCACGAGAAGAAGTCCGGGTAAGCCCAGATCTGAACCCACAACAAAAACAGGAAGTGATGGAGCTAGTGGATTATAACAAAGATGTATTTTCCCCAGTTCCAGGCCATACTCAAATGATCCAGCATGAGATCCATACTGTCCCGGGGAAAATTGTGCAGCAGCGCCCTTACAGAATCCCAGAGGCCAGACGAGAAGTCATTAAGGAAGAGGTGAGGGAAATGCTTAGGTTAGGGGTCATTGAGGAGTCACAGAGTGCATGGTCGAGCCCTATAGTGATGGTCCCCAAGCCCGATGGCACAATAAGGTTCTGCAATGACTTTAGGAAGTTAAATGAGATCTCAAAGTTTGATGCATACCCTATGCCCCACATTGATGAATTGATTGACAGGCTAGGGAAAGCCCGCTTCATTTCAACACTAGATCTAACAAAAGGCTACTGGCAAGTTCGCTTGTCTTCAGATTCCAAAGAGAAGACTGCTTTTGCAACACCAGACAGACTATACCATTATACTCATTTACCCTTCGGTCTTCATTGGGCTCCAGCCACTTTCCAAAGGCTCATGAACCGTGTCCTTCAACCCCACCAGCAGTATGCAGCTGCTTATTTAGATGATGTGGTAATCCACAGCTCAGACTGGGAAAGCCATCTTGGAATGGTGCAGAAGGTACTGGATTCTCTCAGAGAGGCGGGCTTGACTGCAAAccccaaaaaatgtaaaattgccTATGGTGAAACTGAGTATCTGGGCTATACCATAGGCAGGGGTGTAGTACAACCTCAAGAAGCCAAAGTTGGAGCCATTCAGAACTGGCCTAGGCCACAAACCAAAAGACAGGTAAAGTCCTTCCTTGGCCTAGCTAATTATTATAGGAGATTTGTGCCTAACTTTTCAAGTCTGGTTGCACCCATTACAGAGCTAACCACTAACAGACACTCCAGAATGGTAAAGTGGAGCAAAGAGGCAGAGGAGTCTTTCTCGCAGTTAAAGATGATGTTGTGCTCCAGACCGATTTTGAAATCCCCAGACTTCACTAAAGAATTCCTGGTGCAGACTGATGCCTCTGAGGTGGGTCTAGGAGCAGTCCTTTCTCAAACCCATGAAGGCGAGGAACATCCTGTGCTCTACATCAGTAGGAAACTGGCAAAGCATATGAAAAATTATGCCACAATTGAGAAAGAGTGCTTAGCTATTAAATGGGCACTAGAGGCACTCAAGTACTATCTATTGGGGAGGAAATTTGTATTAATGACAGACCATGCACCACTACAATGGATGGCCCGGAATAAGGAGAGCAATGGCAGAATAACTAGATGGTTTTTAAGTCTGCAAGCCTTTAACTTCTCTGTTGTCCACAGGCCTGGACGATGCCATGGAAATGCTGATGCCCTCTCTCACAAGGATGCCCTCTTCACAGTggcctgccaaccaagagcctcaGAGGAGTGGAGGGGGGTATGTGACATCATGAGAGGGCGTGTTCTAGAGGGCAGATACATTGCCCTCAGATGGCTAAAGCAAGATGGCCGTctgttaaagactacaaatcccagaCTGCCCGAGAGTACAGCTGCAGCTAATGAGACCAGCAGCAGTCCCTAATAGGGGGTGTGAGAAACTGTTGAGTGTGTGTTTGGCTTGGAGAAGGACACGTACCTTTGTGAATTATAGAAGCCTAAGTTACTTTATAGCTGAAGAGATTTAAGTTGTAAACCCTTTTGTTAATTATTAAACACACCTGCATGTTGAAGAGACCGTTGAAGTGATGTTTTCTTGGAACTGACACAAGCTAAAAGATCCTAAACCTCTCATGCTGTCAcaccgtttggatttattttgtgaaggatacatgcacattttttggacttgaaggacgtggaccccgtaacttcacatttaattaactgaaagatctaaaacattttctaaaatgactgaaaatgtgttcgtctgaaaacagatggacatatgcacctcggacggcttcggggtgagtaaatcatgggtttaatataattttttgccaaactatccctttaagggcaCAGAAATAATAGTCAAAATTGTACTTGTATAGATATGTGTACGCAGAAAAAAAGCTCAGTatcatctgtattaaaaaacAGAATCACTTCATTTTTGGCCgatctatccctttaaaaaaaattctggagaaattttatgattattgtcccccccccccccgcttGTAAGATAAAATTTATGGCCATGCTTTCCCTAGAATGGTTGTATTTCCATTGTTGAAAGGAGTGCAACTGTTCAGGGTTAATAAGTGTTAATGGGGGACCTCTGGATTGGGATATTATTctgtaaatatacagtataacttGTTATGTATAGTGACTTGCACAGAAACCCTAAAGAATTCACAGATTATTCAATGCACAGTAACAAAATGTACCTGATGAACTGACATGGGCTGGGATCTGTACATCTGGGCTTATCCCAAGAAAGTTGCATCGATATGCTTCCTCATAGTGAGGACTGTATGGAACTGCTCGCACACAGCCAACAGGAAGCAAAGCCTTCAAAATGATTAAACAATTTGGATGAAAATTCAATTAGAAGCAAGAATAAACACACTGCCAGTGTATACTTACTATATAATATAGGCCTAGGTATTTTTGCTGTTGACAGGTATGATAAATATGTGCATACGTATTTAGCTGACCTTTAATACATTAAAAGCTGACTGGATGAGGCCAGGATCTGCACTTCTCCATATGACTTGGTTTCCCATGAGAACATGCCATGCCAGTTGTCGAAAATCTGCAGCACCAAGGACCTGACAATCAATCAAATTTCGGTAAGTAATTTATGGTAAGTAAATATTTTTGAGGTAAGTAATGGAGAACACATTCACCTGTCTTAAATGTCTCAGTGATTTAAACTTTGGCCCAAGAAGGTCCTCTTGCGTCCCATCATCACAATGAAAATCTCTGGCCAGCATACTATCCGATTGGCTGGGTTGAGGATTAGATCCGCCCCCTTCAGCACCATCCCAGCCAGTCATCTCTTCTTCTTGTTCTGTGAGagaattatacaaaaaaatcactGTGAACTTTTCAATTTTACGGATtatattacttttattctgttttataaatattaaattaaagtgATTACTAAAGAGTTTTTCAGACTTATTTCTACATGTTTCTCATGTTATACAAAGTGGAAGatacaatgtttttacattttccactttaaacaaacatgttttttagGGTTTTCATAATAATACTTAAAAAACCTGTTGCCGTGTTTTATATAATGTTACCAGTTTGTCTTTCAATGAGAACCAGTGTGTCTTCTGTGGGTGCTCCTTCCAAAAGTTTTTCAGTTAACCGGCTGCCACAAGCTTTCAGTAACCTACAACACGCAGACAATTAACAAGTAAATTAAAAGCAAGCAGGAAATACAAAACAGATACACAGTATATGTTTGTTTATTAGTGTTTTTTGCTATTATTTTTACTAATATTTAATGTTAGGGATTTGAATAAACAAGTAACCCCAAACAATCCTTAAAAAAAGGCAAAAAGTTAAACCCGTGGTTCAACATTATGGCACAACAAAGATTTTTAAATCAGTAATAAAATCTAACAATAAAttgtgctttttatttttagactGGTGTATGCGCTTGCTCCATTGGTTCCTTTAACAGTAAGGTGAAACATTACCACATCATGTCTCAGTTATCACCTGTTCAGATTTAAGTAACCTGTGTATGTAGTGTTTTCACCGATCTCAAATTGTACTCTACCAGCAAATTTGTATAAAGTGTGTCTTTGTCCAAATTCTTATATGAACTCAATGGATACACATCCACAGTGTTTTACGCACCAGCTGAATGAGGAGTGTAGACTGGCCCACAGGTTGGGATGCTGGGTTAGGGATGTGAGTGAGCGGGCCGCATTGCCGCTACGCTGATGGGGGAACACCGCAGGGGAAAATGCACTGTTCATACGCACCGCCCTTTGAGGACACACACACTGCTCGCTGTCAAACACCTGCAGTGAAAAATGTAATCAGTCATTTCAATTGGGTGTTGACAATAAACCACACCACTTGgatatgaaaaaacaaaaagagtGAGAATGAAAGCAAACAGTGCTGACAAAACTAGTTGCAATGCATCACACTCCCAGTTGTTTTTCTAGTACTCCTATAAATATCACTCAAAAAAACAGATTCAAGTACCTTGAGTGCTGTGCTTTGTAGACTGTGAATGGTTAGCCGCAGGTGGCGCAGCAGGAATGGCCAGGAGTTGATAAGGTAGATCCTGTCCATGGCCACCACAACAATGCTGTACCAGCGCTGAAAGCCCCGTGCAAGGCTGTCTTTAATGAAAAACGTATGGGAGAAAACAAATCCATGCTGTTCATCTCCAAAGAAGATGGGCCCCTCCCTACCAGGACAAACCTAAAGAGCAATACTCAAAAAAGTCAAAATCAGTGACATATATTTACACAAACTGAATGACGCAACCATACTCTATTtgtaaaaacaatatttaaatgttagcTCTCATAAACATATGCACACACCTCACAGCTAAGGCTTCGCACACATGCCTGTCGCACCACGCTGAAGAGCTGCGGCTGGCGTGGGTGCTGATGGCTTATGTAGCGAATACCCGTCTCACCATCCACGCTCACAAACCCTGGGTGGGATGCAGGTAGTGAACGACAGCCCTGATGAGAAAAGTACAGATATTAAAAGTTGCATGAgaaaatgataaaatagaaAGAGTTTGGAGGAAAATTCAAATTGCAATCTTTTTCTGGCTTACCTCGCACATATCGGCTTTCTGTGTGGCAGAGCTGTTGGCTCTCATGGTGAGACCCTCGCCCTCCCTGTCCATCTCTCGGTCCCGGTCGCAAGGAATGGCTGATCCAGCCTGCGAGGGAGACGGGGAGGGAGGGTGAACGGCCTCTGTACAAAACAGTGTCCGTGGCCCATGGAGTTCACAAAAGTGGCAAAGGGCAACTAAAGCGTTCATCTGGAGAAACATCAAAcctttatatttatgtttagaTAACCATAAACAATGCAACACAATACAACAATACAATCAGATTTtcaacaatataaaaatacatatattaatttatgagagagagagagagagagagagagagagagagagagagagagagatcaaaTAGTAATAAGAGTTGactgaaaataaatacaatctctcaatacagtacaaaaaaacaaaacatcctTACCTTTGCTAACAATTTGGTAGAGCTGTAGTACCGACTGCTACGCCAGTACACTAGAACAAAACACTGCAACGGAAAGCATTGGCAGCAACTTATCTGTAAATGTTTTAGATGTTACTTACAATACAATAGTTTCTTATTACGCCTCACGGTCAACATAATGGTACGCCATCCTCAACGA from Misgurnus anguillicaudatus chromosome 10, ASM2758022v2, whole genome shotgun sequence encodes the following:
- the flcn gene encoding folliculin; this translates as MNALVALCHFCELHGPRTLFCTEAVHPPSPSPSQAGSAIPCDRDREMDREGEGLTMRANSSATQKADMCEGCRSLPASHPGFVSVDGETGIRYISHQHPRQPQLFSVVRQACVRSLSCEVCPGREGPIFFGDEQHGFVFSHTFFIKDSLARGFQRWYSIVVVAMDRIYLINSWPFLLRHLRLTIHSLQSTALKVFDSEQCVCPQRAVRMNSAFSPAVFPHQRSGNAARSLTSLTQHPNLWASLHSSFSWLLKACGSRLTEKLLEGAPTEDTLVLIERQTEQEEEMTGWDGAEGGGSNPQPSQSDSMLARDFHCDDGTQEDLLGPKFKSLRHLRQVLGAADFRQLAWHVLMGNQVIWRSADPGLIQSAFNVLKALLPVGCVRAVPYSPHYEEAYRCNFLGISPDVQIPAHVSSSEFSVLVDVLNVERGCVNPMSDDYILSLYQFNISSANTQPVDRGPTLLNKIEVALCNENLSVEVVSLCLLCLKEEWMNKVKVLFKFSKVDGRGKEDTQKILVLLGATGPGEEDNVRLLKFWMTGLSKTYKSHLMTAVRSLSQ